In the genome of Triticum urartu cultivar G1812 chromosome 5, Tu2.1, whole genome shotgun sequence, one region contains:
- the LOC125506552 gene encoding cytochrome P450 87A3-like, which translates to MESYSLSYASLCGLAVVVAGWLLHCVYKWRNPPCNIGRLPPGSMGFPLVGETFQFLRPSPSLDIPAFYKQRLERYGRLFKTNLVGHPVVVSMDAEVNRFIFQQEGKLFRSWYPDTTNDLFGKESMVYYDGSVHKYVRSFAARLFGIDSLRDVLFAEMEHSVTQNLAAWATEPFIEVKDAVATMIFDHMAKKLIGFGPDKSRKLRKNFDAFFQGMVSFPLYFPGTTFYGCIQGRKKLQNVLKDLLKERLSTPQMRHGDFLDEVVDELRSGTGTMNEKFAVDFVAALLFGTFATISSALAVGMKLLSDHPNVVESLKEEHEAILKKREDGRTGITWDEYKSMTFTAQVTNEIVRISNVSPGIFRKALTDVPVKGYTIPAGWLVMISPMAIHLNPELYEDPLTFNPWRWQDESKKSTLLKNFMPFGGGTRHCVGAEFSKIQIAIFLHTLVTNYRWKEIKGGDVQRITEVVFPTGYHIQIIPREG; encoded by the exons ATGGAGAGCTACTCGCTGTCATATGCATCCCTGTGCGGCCTTGCAGTTGTTGTAGCAGGCTGGCTGCTACACTGCGTGTACAAGTGGAGGAATCCTCCCTGCAACATTGGGAGGCTCCCTCCTGGATCCATGGGCTTCCCTCTCGTTGGCGAGACCTTCCAGTTCCTCAGGCCAAGCCCTTCTCTCGATATCCCAGCCTTCTACAAGCAAAGGCTGGAAAG GTATGGCCGGCTGTTCAAGACGAACCTGGTGGGTCACCCTGTGGTGGTGTCCATGGACGCCGAGGTGAACCGCTTCATCTTCCAGCAGGAAGGCAAGCTGTTCCGCAGCTGGTACCCGGACACCACCAACGACCTCTTTGGAAAGGAGAGCATGGTCTACTACGACGGTTCCGTCCACAAGTACGTCCGCAGCTTCGCGGCCAGGCTCTTCGGCATCGACAGCCTCCGGGACGTGCTCTTCGCTGAGATGGAGCACAGCGTGACGCAGAACCTGGCCGCGTGGGCCACGGAGCCTTTCATTGAGGTCAAGGACGCCGTGGCCACG ATGATATTTGACCACATGGCCAAGAAGCTTATTGGTTTTGGCCCCGACAAGTCAAGGAAGCTTAGGAAGAACTTCGATGCCTTCTTCCAGGGAATGGTCTCATTCCCGCTGTATTTCCCTGGGACAACATTCTACGGATGCATACAG GGAAGGAAAAAGCTTCAAAATGTACTCAAGGACCTACTAAAAGAAAGGCTCAGTACACCTCAGATGCGACACGGCGATTTCCTCGACGAGGTGGTCGACGAGCTCCGGAGTGGGACAGGAACGATGAACGAGAAATTTGCTGTAGATTTTGTTGCCGCCCTCTTGTTCGGCACCTTTGCGACGATCTCGTCAGCGCTTGCGGTCGGTATGAAGCTCCTCAGCGACCATCCTAACGTAGTAGAATCACTCAAG GAGGAGCATGAAGCGATTCTCAAGAAAAGAGAGGATGGAAGAACTGGGATCACATGGGATGAATACAAGTCCATGACATTCACTGCTCAG GTCACGAATGAGATAGTTCGCATCAGTAACGTGTCCCCTGGAATATTCAGGAAAGCACTGACAGATGTGCCAGTGAAAG GCTACACGATTCCCGCCGGTTGGCTGGTGATGATCAGCCCCATGGCTATCCATCTGAACCCAGAATTATATGAAGATCCACTAACCTTTAATCCATGGAGGTGGCAG GATGAGTCGAAGAAGAGCACTCTACTCAAGAACTTCATGCCATTCGGAGGGGGGACGAGGCATTGTGTGGGAGCAGAGTTCAGCAAGATTCAGATCGCCATCTTCCTCCACACCTTGGTGACAAACTACCG ATGGAAGGAGATAAAAGGAGGCGACGTGCAACGCATAACGGAGGTCGTGTTTCCAACAGGCTATCACATCCAGATAATCCCAAGGGAGGGATAA